One window of the Vicinamibacteria bacterium genome contains the following:
- a CDS encoding ATP-binding protein: protein DPGFTTKGVGVGTGLGLSICYSIVHAHRGTISVTSELGKSTEFTVRLPIAR, encoded by the coding sequence GACCCGGGGTTCACCACCAAAGGGGTCGGTGTGGGCACGGGTCTGGGGCTTTCGATCTGCTACAGCATCGTTCATGCTCATCGGGGCACCATCTCGGTGACGAGCGAGCTCGGGAAGAGTACGGAGTTTACCGTGCGACT